Part of the Acropora palmata chromosome 10, jaAcrPala1.3, whole genome shotgun sequence genome, TATGTCAGTCTAGATTACAAACAGTCCTTCCTTTGCAACTGTTGAAATgaggtgaaaagaaaaacagacaaaaggaaaaaaatgcagCATGcacttatttttattcttgcGCTTGCTCCTTACAGACTCAGAACATGAAATGGTCAACTCTGTTTGCAAAGAGTGCGAACCCAAACAAGCAACGAAATAATGTTAATTGATGGTGAAGGCGTAATCGAAAATGTTTGGTCAAGAATTCACAGGTAAAGAATTCGACAGACCTGATTGAATCCACAGGAAGCTAAAAGATGACAGGACCCTGCCCAGCCTGTGAACTCGGGATGCAGCATTTATTTTGGAATGTGGGATCCCGACTAAGAGGGAATGTGGAATTACACATCCAGAATGCTAGACCGTTTTGCACGACCTTACCGTAGGGCAGGAGCCTATTTAGGCTCCTGCGTAGGGCGATTAAATTGATGAATTCTCTGGCATAATGCTTAAACATGACCACAACCAGAAGCCCATGGCCATATGAACAAGGGTGCATTAGTTACACTATACATAATATCCACAACGAGCCATTTTTacgaatgaaaggttagtttctaatcaaagttattttcttgttatcACCCTTACAGATTTAGTCCACCTTAAACAATCTCGATATCATAATTAGAACCGTAATAGTCTAATTTTTCTACTGCAGACAACACGCTATCACTAGATTAAAAGTTACTCAAATCGACCCGACTACGCTACTTGATCAGAGGCGACACACTGTCTACAAGTTATTACCGTTGATAACAATCTTAGTCTAAATTAAATTCTTACTCAACACCACTTTGTGAGGTcgtcattttaaaaatgctgaCCTGTCCCTTTTCTGCTAAACAAAAAAGCACCTTAAACAAATTTCAGCTTCTTATCCGTAAAACGACTCAATAAACTGGATAATGCACACAGATACAAAGGCCctacaaaatttttaaaagttagCGTGATTTGCACTGCTTGACTACAAGAAAGCATTACTTATAAATGAGTAAAATTATAAAACTGCGCCCAGTTCCAGATTCTCGACAAAACCGGCGGAAACAAATTCAGGAAAAAGGTGAAGGAGCGGCGAAGAAAACAACTCCCCTTCCCTGACGTATCATCTTTTCTACTTTAAGGCCTCTCCTTCTCGTTTTCTTCGGTACACCGAGAGTCTGGAACAGGCTAACTGTGCTGTGCCGAAATATCTTCAGGTCTCCACATCTTGGGATTCAGCTTGAGGATGGTCGCTTGGGTCAGGATCCTTTGCTATCTTTGCCTTTCGTGTTACTCTTGCTCGGCGCACAAGGAAAGCTGCTGCAATGATGATGAGAACCATAGCAATGGCGCTACCCACAGCAAGGAACAGCAAAgtgttgcttttcttttgcGGACGAACCAGCTCGGTGATGGTACCAGTTTCTGATTTTTCCACGTCACCACCGATGTTAGGGAACATGTGATCTACAATCACCCTGTACTTTGGGTTCAAATGCTCGTGCACAAACTCTTCCATGACTTTCTCGAACCTCTGGCATTGTCCTTCGCGTGCACACCGCAGAAGCTGAGTGCACATATCATGCAGCATGTTCTTCCATTCCGGAACTCTGGCAGTCTCGTTGTCGAAGAAGGCATCGCTGAAATACCAGAAGTATCCTGTACGAGAGGTTACCCGACGAATCGCCGCTATCAGGGGAAGATACTCGCTCCAGCTCAGCTCATGCGGACAGAATGCAGTGCTGATTGGAGTAAAAGCCTGTCCAGCTGCATTCACCGCGGCGTCGCACTCAGTGGCAAGCGTGTAGAGTCGGCTTTTAGTGGCGTTACCCTTCTTCCCATAGGGACGGACAGTGTCAGAATCGATAACCATATGACCCTCTGTAAAGCCGTCGTAAGTGGTGAAGACTTCGTTGCCTTCTCTGGGGTCAACGGCTTCTACCCTGCACCAGCCATGGACGCGATCGGCTCCTCTGATACCACGGATGATATCCCCATTGGACAGCTGGGAGACAGCAATGGTGCCCTTTGTGAGTTCCTCGACCTGCATCTCACCGGAGACACAGTGGATAACGATATTTATTTCGATATGGCTTTGAATGCCCTGTGGGAAAAGGATCCCGGCCATGAACACGGAAAGCATCAGCGATAGACCCATGCCGCTAGCCTTTAAATCGACCTACGAAATCCGAAGACAGATATTGAAATGACTCAATTAGAACCATTGTCCTCAAACGAAAGTTACATAATTTGGAAAACACGAAACAGTACAATTGCAGCCGCTGTAAAATATGATATTATACCAGATAGACATTCAAAATTGACTGCGCGAACTTATATAAGATGCTTCGCTAACAACAAACTGAAAATAGTTTTAGTACTTTAGTCGATTGGTTGTAATCCATCCTTGGTATTTTTGTCGAAGTTTTCATCTTTCTTGTTGGAATACCTTTTAAATTAAGCTGCCAAGCATAACACTTAGTTCAAATTAAAGGGCCACAGAAACTGTTGCAAAAGTCGGTAATGATTAGGAACCAAattggaaaaagaaatcacCTCTAGTATAGCAACAACTAGGttgtaatttataaatcaATTGTATCACGGGCATTTCGAATCATGAAAAAAGAATAGAAATTAATATAGAGTGTACCAGTTTGGCAATTTTTGTCCTTTCCAGTTTTCACCAAAATCTTTTCGCAGGACGACCGTCAGCCAGTTGAATTCTATGGTTTCTACGATTAAGAAACCACAAACATACTAGCAGAATATAAATCTTTTTCTAACAACGCTTGACTGAAATAGAATAAAAGACTGGAATTTCTGCTTCTTTTGCGAATTCCCCTTTTTGCTGAAACGAGTTGGTGACCCCTCTTTAATTTAAACGGTGGAATTTTAAATATAACAGTATCCGGTCATTCTGGAGAGGACGAAATTGGTAAAACCTGGCCGGATTAGTAAGCCGAGGGTATGAGAGACACTTTTAATAAAAGAAGAGTGATCAGGCTCAATTGAAGCTGAGCCTTCAGATTGTATTCAATAAATGATCGCCTATAGAAATTTTTTGTCCAAGCGAAGCGAAATTATTGCCTGATCAGAGCGAGAAGGATCTTCAAAAGAGATCTCTTAGGTTTTGTTCGTAACACAGGTTGCTTTAGTGGAGTACAATCGTTCGCGGGCAGTAAGATTTTATGTAAAATCTGGTAGGCCCCTTTCATCTGATAGTTGCCTTAGGCTGAAGCGGTATTGTAAACTCAATCTGTTTTTAACTTGTCGTATCTTTTAAAGTTACAGCTTTGTTAAGTCGGAAAAGTTTACATGTTTGTATGCCGGCgggagggggtgggggcaCAAACGTGGacatttttccaatttttagGTGCTCTTTGTAGCTGTGTCAATGCATGGATGTTCGCTGCCAGGCGAAAAtaaaaagtttgaaataaaaaaaaacagtggaaGGGTCTCGGCTACCAGATTAGATGGTCTTAGAAAAAAGAGTGTCCTCAGTTGGTTCGGTTTTCTCTTTCACTGGAGCTATTATCCATGTTCTTCTATTTACCAGATGACAGATTcacaagcaaaaagaaaatgtgcaGAATTATCAAGTGAAACTCCGCCGCCCGAAGTCGCTATTCTGAATCAAGAACGCGTAAATGATTTACGCAGCCCACACGTTTCAGCGATTGAGGAAGTTTTCAACTTCATATACAGACAATTGggttaaagcaaaacaatgggTTTCTACCCGGATATGGAGACAGTGCATATCTTATTTGttctagaaaagaaaaaaggaagagctGGACGTAATATTTCTATATTTCACATCTTTTCGAAAACCCTAGGCCTTGAGATAAAACTTCTTGGAGAGGCTAGTTCCTCCTTCTGCAACATATAGGCCTTTAGATAGCAGTTGCGTTCTAGATCCAGCCTACAGCAAGACGCTGCCAACTTCCGCCACCGGCGCTAATTATGTGCACGCAGTGACCTTTGGTACTTGTTTCAGCAAGGCAGGAAGTTAGGTAGCTGCCAATTCACCTTTAAAAGCCTGTAGGTTTTACCAAATTCTTTCAGTTATTAAAAAGTTCACAGTTTGCTCTGATTCAAAATGCAATTGCCATACAAGCGTGTTACAGGACACAGAAAGCGCAGAGAAAAGTCGACAATAGTCGAAAAGCAGTCTTGATTTCAAACTAATACTAAATGTTAAACTATTGGTTAGAGTTAAAACCATGCAGTGGGAATTGTTTTAAGCTATTGCTCAGTGTTGACCCGGGTGAAGagtcaaaattcaaattaatatTTCGTCCGTCACTTTAGCTCAATATCACCTGAAGTAATAACTTTTGCCTTAAAACACAGTATTTGTGATTTGCTCTCTTACATTTTATCGAATAACATTGAAGAGCATGAACGAATTCATCttaaaaaacaactaacacttcaaatttcttttttatcctTTGGAGTGCTCAGTGTTTTGAACAGATAAACATTATCAATGGCACAATACAACGTTTCCAAGGGGCCACTATCAGACCGATAGTTGCCAGACATAAACACGCTATTGTCTTAATTATTCACCACTTAATTTTCTTCCGCGCGCCAGttccaaaatattttattttgaactcTTTTAGATGAAAGCcaaatgtaaaatttggaaaagaaaacaaacaaaaaccctCTTAATGCAATTTCAATTGTTTGTTTACTATAAACCCCTTTggttacataattttttttcaaggacGAGCACTATCCATCCGGGCGTGGTAGTTCGTGTTCAAACCCGCGTGATAGTTGAAACTATCATCGAATATTACCATCTATCATTACCGTTTGAACGGGTCTTTTTTACGATAGAATAACCATAACTAATAGCGTGTTTTATACAACTGCTTTTGACAGGGATTCCATCTCTCCATATATCTGTACTGTCTCTTTCCCATTTTAATGATTGTCAtgtaattgtttttctttttttttctcttcgaaaataaagcattttttttacgTTTAATCAGAATGTTTCCGACAAATTGACGACAAATAATGACGTGTTCTTCGAAGTTGTTTCTAACAGTGATTCCATCTCTCGATAGCTCAATCCCGTCTCTTTTATAATTTTCCTCCAAGTTTTGACTCGGCGGCCAAAGGAATGCACTTGCATTGGGCGGAACTAAGCCTAAGTGGCACTGACAAAGAATGTCAATATTCTCCTATTGGTATGAGAAGCACGTGTGCTCCAGGGCATTCCTGTAGTCTTCTGTCTTTAGCGTATTTAAGGTTTGACAGTTGTAATCTCTTCATCTCAGCTCTCgaactttcaatttttgtagctacttctcttataagagaagtagctactaTGTCATCGAGTGTATAAGTCCGTGAGTGGTCCAATCTTCGGATTGTGTACGGAACATTTATCGGTAGTACTTCGGGGTGTCGGTTTTATACGATTTCAGACTCGACGAAACGCTACTACGTCGACGATAGCCGAGGCCAATATCGTTATCACCCGATCCTTTTTCGTCCGCTCTCGTCAACGATCGACTACTTATCGACTGAAACGTTCCAGTTCCATGTGGAGTCAACAGTGTGGGATTGCTGGAAAGAGGATTAACTTACAATGTTCGACTATTTTGCTCCAGTAATCAGGCACAGCGTTCAAACAATGTGCACGATGTTTTCTAGAAAGGACTTCTTTAGGTTGTTTGGCGGTCTGCTCAAAATTTCCACCAGAAAAGCCAACGCTGAACCTAGACTTCGTTAGACGGCCATGATGGAGCGATTTGTGCAGCGAAACACCTCGAATTGGTCCACGCACATCATCTGGCAAACCCTTATACGGATTTGACTAACTCCatttggggaaaaaaatattaatcaaacttgtatGTCTTGTCCTTATTAGAACTGACAAGGAAATGCACAGTTACACGTGATGgtgtgaaaagctatcttTTCCATTGAGGGTCAAGTTTTTCTGTTAAGTAAGTTTTCATaggatcaatttgtttggttaagtaacattgtagctgatgttgaatgatatttcaagttaaagaaatatatacttccacatgttgaaactgaaaagtgctctatctaggaaaaatacacaaatttccatttgctGTTAGCAGATAGATCGATTCCcacagattattttaaattgttattaccaAAGGCAAGAACCTGTACTTTGTGTACATAAAATGTAgtcttctcattttttggtgttagatcattgatgtcattctcactcacttactagctgtggtgtaaatttctgtgttttttttttcacttctggtgttaagatttccagtgttaccttaaatttgatcaagggaatGTTATAGCAAGAGACAGATAGATGAGAGAATCTGCGAGAAAAGGGTCCCAAGACGAGGAAGCCCTTTGCTGCTCATTCACACTTTGTTTCCTCCTTCTTGCCtaaccaaatttgcatacttatttaaatttaacacaacTTACAACGCATTTAATTACTTATAATAGAGAGCTACATCCCTAACATAATTACTTACAAGACTAGCATCTACCGGTGttacacttttcataattcaacacaatttcaataaaaacaacaaacaagcatttaatACAGTACAGTGCAAACAATAAACAGGCCAGGAATTAATTACAATGTAGTATTAtgtgaaaacaatttgcactaaaacatattttttttgtacaacaacattacCTTGTGACTGTCATGTTAAGTTCTATgactcatttaaaaaaaaaaagattacgagATGCGAGTGAGGTAAAATTGATATACACAGTTCCACAGGCTTGATAGTCATTTCAATCgattttttcctactttcatCACCCAGGTGCTAGCTGAGGTTTTTTATCTTGTCGTTTgtatttcctggtcttttcatggctgtcGTATCTGTTGCCTTAGACAGCCGTGGAAATGctatgaaaatacaaatggcGAAAAGGTGAGGACTCAGCTTGCAGGGTATgctttcattggttttgcacttgtgtgtttccaaacagtaacctcatgtcctctcagaggcctattttcaattggttgagagaccaaacaattaacttgctttccatttaagtttactttatttaataatcataatagaaataaaaataatatatttagctttacaaaattctcaaagctttaCAGTGAACAAATCTAACGTctcgaaattcaaattacatgcagtataagaaactaaaattacaataggtttctgaagaaaaacatgaaaaactatactgtagagtaatgctaatattgtttatactctatacataatgataacaatgataatagtatTCTCGATACTCTACAATAATATGATCTCTATACTCTATAGCACTAGCAGAACAGGAGTCTTCTTCTTAATGTCTACGGGTAGTGCATTCCAAAGTCTAGGGGCCCTGGCAGCGAACGATCTGTCCTCataaagcttagttttagtcttaggtacagcaagaagcatttgtcacggctcaaaattaatattgaaactgaaaagaatgcagacttgcaataattataTCACGCGTTGGTACTGATCCTTTTATTAATAATCGATTCATCTGTATCCCCTCCAGCTGAATAGGAAAGTTGTAACAAGATGCCTCGAAGTGTGCAGAGCACAGCGATGTGTACAGCTCTTCCGGCTTAAAGTCTCTTCGATgtctttggacaaattttatccatttttcccGCAAAACTGCGTctgttgggaactggtgcattGTTATAACAGGGGAgaacaatgtattttgaaagctttggtTGTTGGGAGCCCCTGCAACACAATaccttcctcctcttctttTCGGTTTACTTGCTAGCTCTGCCatattttgtgttgtgtttgtgaGTTTGCAACCAAGACTACGTCACAATCTAAGTCACGTGGTACTTTGGCCGCGCGATTTGAATACCATAATTTTCACgcaaaaacccaatttttgcaagctcataaaatcgtcaattttcaatgaaactgtcaaaaaatcaaaaaataaatacttcaaacaatgattattccaaaacagtcaaaaaaatttcgtgtcatatgcactttaacaaGTTTAGACAACATCAAATGTGAATCAACAAGCACTCTGAGATCTTGGGCAGCTGGTATTGGCGATCTAATAtagccaccaacatcaatACCAGGAAGAGTAATGCTCTGAAAGCAAGAGCATAGGTGATCTTCTTCTGTCTCGTCAGGGCTGCATGCCAAACCGTTTCTGTTTCTTATTTCCCTACTAAagaagtagctacatgtagtcctcgactgcctatttttatctttgagGTTCATTCATGTTCGAAGGCCTGACAATTTTGTACTTAGTTCTATCCCCCAGCGGTTAGTGCGCCTGTATTTGGTTGTGGAATAAGTTCCCTTTTTGCCgcttgttggtttttttggGTTTTCTTATCAGGCGGAGTCGTATTGATTTGCTCTGTCTTTTAGCGTCTTGAATCCTGGTTGAACAATGAAACTTTGCACTGACGACATTAAACTCTCAGGCTCACAG contains:
- the LOC141895431 gene encoding uncharacterized protein LOC141895431, which codes for MGLSLMLSVFMAGILFPQGIQSHIEINIVIHCVSGEMQVEELTKGTIAVSQLSNGDIIRGIRGADRVHGWCRVEAVDPREGNEVFTTYDGFTEGHMVIDSDTVRPYGKKGNATKSRLYTLATECDAAVNAAGQAFTPISTAFCPHELSWSEYLPLIAAIRRVTSRTGYFWYFSDAFFDNETARVPEWKNMLHDMCTQLLRCAREGQCQRFEKVMEEFVHEHLNPKYRVIVDHMFPNIGGDVEKSETGTITELVRPQKKSNTLLFLAVGSAIAMVLIIIAAAFLVRRARVTRKAKIAKDPDPSDHPQAESQDVET